A region from the Arthrobacter roseus genome encodes:
- a CDS encoding DUF1972 domain-containing protein translates to MKNILLRRRARQAKASPLRIAMVGTRGVPAQYGGFETAVEEIGQRLVSQGAEVTVYCRNASGQRSREYLGMTLVHLPALRFKAAETLSHTALSVLHLLVGRRYDAIFMFNAANAPFIPLCRLRRTPVAVHVDGLEWRRTKWGGKGRKYYRKAEELAVRWADSLIADATGIADYYSSEFGAGTTLLTYGAPVLPPQSSHKLQEHGLEADSFHLVVARFEPENHVDVILEGYIRSEATLPLVVVGSAPYAEEHSARIRALAEQDSRVRLLGGVWDQELLNQLYGHARTYLHGHSVGGTNPSLLRAMGAGTAVIAYDVVFNREVLGKGSGAYFRDAATVVGPLEALDADPQLAADRGLKLQERARETYRWDEVAAGYLQLAKSLVSGTSTRNPSARRRPESAWSAEPVIEPSPVAVPVKGRQLAGNQRKE, encoded by the coding sequence ATGAAGAATATCCTTCTGCGAAGGAGAGCCCGTCAGGCAAAAGCCAGTCCGCTGCGGATTGCCATGGTGGGCACCCGAGGGGTGCCCGCGCAGTATGGCGGATTCGAAACCGCCGTGGAGGAGATCGGGCAGCGCCTTGTCTCTCAAGGGGCAGAGGTCACCGTCTACTGCCGCAACGCTTCGGGGCAACGAAGCCGTGAATATCTGGGCATGACGTTGGTGCACCTGCCTGCTCTTCGCTTCAAAGCAGCTGAAACGCTGAGTCACACAGCGCTCTCGGTTCTGCATCTGCTTGTCGGACGCCGCTATGACGCAATTTTCATGTTCAATGCGGCGAATGCTCCTTTCATCCCGCTGTGCCGGCTTCGGCGTACCCCGGTGGCTGTGCACGTCGACGGGTTGGAATGGCGCCGGACTAAATGGGGCGGAAAGGGACGCAAGTACTACCGGAAGGCCGAGGAACTAGCGGTGCGTTGGGCTGACTCCCTGATAGCCGACGCCACTGGAATCGCCGACTACTACTCGAGCGAATTCGGAGCGGGCACAACACTGCTCACGTACGGGGCGCCAGTACTGCCCCCGCAGTCCTCGCACAAGCTCCAGGAACACGGGCTGGAAGCCGATAGCTTCCACTTGGTCGTGGCCCGATTCGAACCAGAGAATCACGTTGACGTGATTCTCGAAGGATACATTCGCAGCGAAGCCACGCTGCCCCTGGTCGTCGTGGGGTCAGCGCCCTACGCCGAGGAACACAGCGCCCGTATCAGGGCGCTAGCGGAACAGGATTCGCGTGTGCGGCTCCTGGGTGGTGTATGGGATCAAGAGCTGCTCAACCAGCTTTACGGCCATGCACGTACGTACCTTCACGGCCATTCAGTTGGGGGAACCAATCCCTCGCTGCTGAGGGCCATGGGTGCCGGGACTGCCGTTATTGCCTATGACGTGGTGTTCAACCGGGAAGTTTTGGGCAAGGGCTCCGGAGCGTACTTCCGGGATGCGGCAACGGTTGTTGGGCCGCTCGAAGCGTTGGACGCCGACCCGCAGCTGGCCGCCGATCGCGGACTGAAGCTGCAGGAACGGGCGCGTGAGACGTACCGCTGGGACGAGGTCGCCGCAGGCTACCTCCAGCTGGCCAAATCATTGGTCAGTGGCACCTCCACTCGAAACCCGTCCGCGCGCAGGCGCCCAGAATCCGCATGGTCAGCGGAACCAGTCATCGAACCGTCACCGGTTGCCGTCCCCGTAAAGGGTCGGCAGCTGGCAGGAAATCAACGAAAGGAATAA
- a CDS encoding CDP-alcohol phosphatidyltransferase family protein: MSTRAGAPPMYRQALLDLGGSQKTSKGAPAYSRYVNRRLGRYLAAAAYARGMTPNQVTFLSAVCTFSAILLLALHTPELWTGLVIAVLLALGYALDSADGQLARLTGTGSPAGEWLDHVVDAVKIATLHVAVLLCWWQHYDVGDLWLLVPLLFQSVVTVQFFAMILTDQLRRGRRRDHGTLLQGDGNSSPLYALTVLPTDFGLMCLLFVLLWLPPAFITVYTLLALANTAFLVLALGKWYREVRAWN; the protein is encoded by the coding sequence ATGTCCACGAGAGCTGGGGCTCCGCCAATGTACCGACAGGCACTACTGGATCTTGGCGGTTCGCAAAAGACTTCCAAGGGCGCGCCTGCATACTCACGGTACGTTAATCGAAGGCTGGGCCGGTATCTTGCCGCAGCGGCCTACGCCCGCGGGATGACACCAAACCAGGTGACGTTCCTTAGTGCGGTGTGTACGTTCTCAGCGATCCTCCTACTCGCGCTGCACACCCCTGAACTCTGGACGGGCCTCGTCATCGCGGTGTTGTTGGCCCTCGGCTACGCTTTGGATTCAGCGGACGGACAACTCGCCCGGCTCACCGGGACTGGATCTCCGGCTGGTGAGTGGCTGGACCACGTGGTGGACGCCGTGAAAATCGCCACGCTCCATGTGGCTGTGCTGCTGTGCTGGTGGCAGCACTACGACGTCGGGGACCTGTGGCTACTGGTTCCGCTGCTCTTTCAGTCCGTGGTCACAGTCCAATTCTTCGCCATGATTCTCACCGATCAGCTGCGGCGTGGCCGACGGCGCGATCATGGGACGCTGCTGCAGGGCGACGGAAATTCATCGCCCCTCTACGCGCTCACAGTGCTCCCGACGGACTTTGGCCTCATGTGCCTACTATTTGTGTTGCTCTGGCTTCCGCCAGCCTTCATCACCGTCTACACATTGCTTGCTCTCGCGAACACGGCATTCCTGGTTCTGGCGCTTGGCAAGTGGTACAGGGAGGTGCGGGCATGGAACTAA